The following nucleotide sequence is from Thermus antranikianii DSM 12462.
AAGCCGCTCCCACCTTCTCCGCCAGGCCCAAGGCGGTGTGGGCCTTGTAGAAGGTCAGGGCAGGCCCTCCCAGAAGCCCCGCCTGCTGGCCCGTGACCACCGCCCCCTGACCCAGACCCTCGAGGGCCGTCAGGACCTCCCGTGGAGCCTGAAGCCGCTTCAGATAAGCCGCAAGCGCCGAAGAAAGTTGGGGATGGCCTTCCCGGCCCAAACGCTCTTTGAGGACCTCTTCCCCCTGGGGTAGGCCCAAAAGCTGGGCCAGGACCTGGGCCTCCATGCTTCAAAGCCTAAAGCGCCTCGGCCAGGCGGGCAAGGGCCTGGGGTTCCCGAACCTCCACCCGACGGTAGCCCAGGTCCACTACCCCCGAAAGGGCCCACTCCCCCAGGAGCTTGGTCACGGTCTCCCGGGTAGCCCCCACCATACGGGCCAGGTCTTGGTGGGAAAAGGCCACCTCCCCCGCCTGGCTTAGCCTCAGGAGAAGCCGGGCCAAGCGCTGGCTCACGGAGAGGTGGCGCAGCTCCCAAAGCCGCTCCTCTGCCTCTTTCAGCCGGGCGTACAGAGCCTCCAGGAGGAAGCGCTCCACCTCGGGAAAACGCGCCCGCAAGGGGGCTAGGGCTTCCTGGGGAGCGAAGAGGAACTCGGCGTAGGTCAGGGCGGTGGCTCCCGAGGTGCGACGTCGCCCCCCCACCAGGACCTCCTCCCCAAAAAGCCCTCCAGGCCCCACCACCCCCAAGGTGGCTGGCTCCCCTTCCGCCGAGCGGGGTCCTTCTAGCCAGACAAGCCCCTCCCGCACCAGGTACACCCCGTCCGCCCGGTCCCCCAAGGCGTAGAGGGGGGTACCCCGCAAGACCCTCTTGGGCTGGAACACCCTGGCCATCTCCCGCCGGGCCTCGAGGGACAACTCCTGGAACATGCCCCAAGTCTACAAAAAGAGGGGGGCTTCGGAGGAGGGGAGAAGCCCTCGGGCCTCGGCCTCAGCAAAGAGCCTCTCCACTGCCCTTTCCCCTTCCTCCCCTACGTCACGGCTGAACCCGTTCACATAGGTGCGCACATGGGCCCAGATCACCTCCTCCGAAAGCTCCTGGGCATGGGCTTTCAGGTAGGGAAGGGTTTCTTCGGGATGGGCAAAGGCGTATTCCAGGCTCCGCCGCACCGCCTCATCCAGGGCCTGGATGAGCCCCTCTCCCAAGTCCCGCCGGGCCAGGATGGCCCCCAAAGGAAGGGGCAGGCCCGTTTCCCCCTCCCACCACTCCCCTAGGTCCAAAACCTTGACCAAGCCGTACTCCGGGTAGGTGAAACGGCTTTCGTGGATGATGAGGCCTGCCTCCACCTTTCCTTGGGCCACCAAGGGCATAATCCGGTCGTACCGCACCTCCACCGGCTCAAACCCTTCCGCGTACAGGGAGAGGAGCAAAAAGGCCGTGGTGTTGCGCCCAGGAATGGCCACCCGGGCTCCCTTCAGGCTCCTCAAGGGTTTCTTAGCCACCACCAAAGGGCCCACCCCTCTCCCCAAGGCTCCCCCGCTCCTTAGGGCCACATACCGGTCCCGCACCCTCCCATAGGCGGCATAGGAGAGCTTGGTCAGGGGTAGCCTCCCCTCCAAAGCCCAGCGGTTTAGGGTCTCCACGTCCTCCAAAACCGCCTCCACGGGAAGGGGGCTTTCCACAAGGCCATGGGTCAGGGCATAGAAGATGAAGGTGTCGTTGGGGCAGGGGGAGTAGCCCAGCTTCAGAACCGGCACCTCCATGAACCCTACTGTACCCCCTTGAGGGCCCGTTTGAAGAGCTCGGGGGCGAAGGCCTTGAGGGCCCTGAGAAACCCCGTGGCCCCCCGGGCCCGCCCCGGGATCACATAGACCGGAACCCCCAGGCGCTCCGCTTCGAGGCGCACGGGCTCGGAGAAGTCGTGGCCCACATAGCTGGAGACGATCATGAGGCCATGAGCCCTTTCCAAGCGGTTCTGGATACGCCTCAGGGCTTCCTTGCCCACCCCAGCGGTATCCGCGTCAAACCAGTCCACCTTGAGGCCCCGGGCCTCGAGGAGGGGAACCAGCCGGCTCCTGAGCTGGGTGTGCCCGCCCACCACCAAAAGGTGCTCCCCGTGAAACTGGGGCAGGCCCTCCTCCAAGAGCTCCTCCTTGGTTTCGGGCAGGGCCTTTGGGCTTTCTCCCAAGGCCTCCAGGCCTCGGCTCACCGCCTTAAGCTCCTCCAGGTAAAGGGAAAGGCTCTCATCGTTGGGCCTCAGGAAAAGGAGGTTTCTTAAGACTTCCCGGGAAAGGTCCAGATCCTTTTCCCGGTAGAGGGCTACCTCTAAGGCTTTCTGCCAGTGCTCCGCCGCCTTCCGCCAGTTGCCCTGGGCCTCGTAGTGCTCCGCCAGGTCAAAGAGCACCTCCAGGGCCTGGGGATCAACCTTCAGCTCCTCCAACAAGAGCCTTTCCACCTCCTCCCCCCGTCCCTCGGCATAAAGGGCTGCCAGGTACTGCCCTCGAACCTCCGAGGCCTCGGGGCTTTCCCGGAAAGTGCGGGAGAGGCGGTAGGCCAGGGCCAGAAGCTCCAGGGGGGGCTTGGACGTGCGGCCCAGGGCCTGGTAGAGAAGGCTGAAGGCAGCCCAGGGACCCTCCAGCCTCTCCAGAAGGGCAAGGAGCCCCATGAGGTCCTCCTCAGCCACCTCGGAAAGCCCGGCATCCCGGGCCCGGGAGAGAAGCTCCCGGGCCAGGACCTCCTCTCCCCCCTTCAGGGCCTCCTGGGCCAGCTGGAACAGGTAAGGGGCAGGGTAGGCCCTTAAGGCATGGGCCCGCTTGTGGTCTCCCAGGATCTCCTTAAGGGGCCGTCTGAGGGCCCTCTTCACCTGGGCCAGGTGGTGGTAGGCCAGGCCCGCCACCTCCCCTTCCCCCCGCTCCGCCGCCCGCTCCAAAAGGCGCAGGGCCTCCAGGTGGCGCCCCTCCCGTTCCCGGAGCATCCCGAGAAGCAACAAGGCCTCGGGGATCTCCGCCCGGGCCAAGGCCTCGGTGAGGTAGGGCTCCACCGGCTTCAAGTCCTCCATGGGCCGCACCTCCAGAGGGGAGCGCACCCTGAGGGCCACCAGGGCAAGCCCCAAGAAGCCCTCGGCCTCGTCCAGATCCGCAAGCCTCCTGGCATACCGCTCCGCCCGGGCAAAAAGCCCTTGGATCAGGGCGGCCTTTAAGCCAAGCCGGAGCATCTCCCGGGTCAGGAGGTTTGGGGAAAGGTCCTCCACAAACTCCGCCCGGCGGCTTACCTCCGCCCACTCCCCTTCCCGGGCGAAGCGGCGCATGCGCTCGGTGATCCGTTCCAGGGCCTCCCGCACGTACCCTTCCGCCTCGGGCAGGCCCGATTCCACAAACTGCCTGAGGGCGTCCGCATACCGCCCCAGGCTCAGGTAGACCCGGCCCAGGTAGATGCGGTACCTCCCTCCCCTCCCGGCCAGGGCCTCGAGGCGGGGCCTGGCCCGCTCGTACTCCCCGAGCTCCACCAGCACCATGGCCCTTAGGTCCTCCGCTTCCTCGGAAAGGGCCCGCCTTAAGACCTCCTCCGCCTCGGCATAGCGGGAAAGGGCGAAAAGGGCCCGCCCCCTCAGGCAGGCCGCCTCCCCTTCCACTCCCTCGGGCAGATGGGCCAGCACCTCCGCATACCGCCCTGCGGCCAGAAGCTCCCGCACCTCGGAAAGATCCCCCTGAACCAGAACGGGAACTTGCAGGGGTGCCTCCTCGATGTCCAGGGAAGCTTCCTCGTCCACCGCCAGGGACCAGGCCTCCTCTTTAACCTCCAGTGCCTCGGGCCTTCTCGCCAGCACCAGAAAGTACTCCCCTTCCCCCACCCGTTCCACTTGGTAAAATCCCAGGCGCCTTAAGCCTTCCTCCACCCCTTCCGGGCTCTTGCCCAAAAAGGGTCCGTGGCCGTAGACCAAAAGCCCACCGGGCTTCAAAAGCCGGGCAAAGAGGGGAAGGCGTTCAAAGAAACCGAAGCGCTTCCAAAAGGAATGGACCTCGAGGCGGCTTTCCAGCTCCTGGTCCACAAAGCCCTCGGGGAACACTGAAAGGAGAAGCAGGGTGTCAAAAGGAGGAAGCTCCGCCTCCTCCGCCCAGGCCGCATGCCAGACCACCTCGGGCACCCGCTTTTTCCCAAGCTCCACGGCCTCCTCCACCCCGTCCAGGGCGGAAAAGGAGAGCTCGGGCCGCTTCCTTTGCAAATATCCCACCAAGGCCCCGGTGAAGGCCCCCACCTCCAAAACCCGCCCCTCCAAGCGGGAAGGCACCTCCCGGGCGTAGAACTCCAAAAAGGGCAGGTGCATGCCGTAGACCAAGGCCTCCCCCTTGGGCACCTTGAGGATCTCCTGGTAGAAACTTCGCACCGCCTCCCTGCCGCCCCCCGAAAGGTAGGCGCGCCAGGCCTTGAGAACGGGCTCCCGCTTGGCGGGGCTTCCCACCCGCTTGGCCAACTCGGCCTCAAAGCGCCCTGGGGAAACCGGCCCCAAGACGCCAAACCGCTCCTTCAGGTATAGCCTTAGCTCATCGGGCATTTGCCGGAAGTCTACCAAAGGGAGGGGGGGTTGGTCCAGCAGAAACCCCCCGCCCGGGCATAACCCCAAGCGGGGGGAACCCCGGCCCGCTAGGCGGGAACCTCCTCAGCGAAGAGGTCGGCGTAGCGCCGCTTGGCCCGCATGGGAGCCCGGTGGTAAACGTAGGAGGCCAGGAGGGGGAAGGCCAGGGTGGCCTCGGCGAAGACCATCTGGGAAAGGGCGGCGTCCACCTTGCCCCAGCTTTGGGCCTCGGAGAGGGTGGAGCCGGAAAGCCCCCCATCCCGCTCGTCGGCCACGGTGATCTGGATGGCGTACTTGTGCATCTCCACCTGGTGGCCCAAGACCTCCGCAGCCACCACAATGTCCTGGGCGAAGTTCTTGGGCACCCCACCCCCCAGCATCACCAGGCCCGTGGTGCCGGCTTTGAGCTTGATCTCAGTGAGCTCGCGGAAGTCGGCCACGGAGTCAATGGTCACGTGGGCCTTGGGGTTTTTCACCTGGTGGTAGACCAGGCCGAAGCCCGCGGAGGAGTCGGAGAAGGCAGGCACGAAGATGGGCACCCCCTCCTCGTAAGCAGCCCGGACGATGCTCTTCTCCCCCAGACCCCTTTCCGCCAGGTAGCGGCCCATGTGCCAGATGAACTCCCGGCTGGAGTAGGGCCTAGGCTCCAGGGAATCGGCGATCTCAGCGATGGTGTAGTCCGTGTGGCGGAGTTCCTCCTCGTCGATGTAGGTGTCGTAGATGCGGTCGATCCAAAGCCGCCTAAGGGTTTCATCGTCAGCCTTGGGGTCCCCCTGGTAGTGGCGGTGGCCCAGGGCCTCAAAGAAGTCCTGGTCCACAATGTTGGCCCCGGTGGCCACGATGGCGTCCACCAGGCCCTTCCGGATGAGGTCGTGGATGATGAGGCCCTGGCCCGCGGAAACCAGGCTCCCCGCCAGGGTGAGGATGACGGCGGCGTCGTCCTCCAGCATCTTGAGGTAGATCTCCGCCGCCCGGTAAAGGTTCCGGGCCTGGAAGGCAGTCTTGCCCATGGCCTCGAGGATGGGCCCAGCGTCAAAGGCCTTGATGTCTATGGGAACCACGGGCGTAGAGAGGAGTTCTTTCTTCTCCATCCTTCTCCTTTCTACGCGGGGTGGGCGTCGGGCGGCTCCCCCCTTGTTCGCGCCCCCTGCCTTTAGGGCAGGACTTCCAGTATACCACCCCCGGCGATGGGGGGGTAGACCTCGAGGGGGCCCTCCACTTCCTCGTGGGGCTCCACCATCCTTCCACCCACCGCCAGAAGCCAGGCCTCCTCCAGGGGAATGCCCAGCTTCTCCAGGGCTTCCTTGGGCGTCTTGGCCTCCACCTCGAGGACTTCTCCAAACCGCCTAAGGTCCCCGTGAAGAACCACCTTCATCGCATCCTCTCCAAAAACTCACGCACCCCAATGACCCTTACCCCAGGAACCTTAATCCCTAGGGTCAGGAGGCCCGCCACAAACACGTTGGTATCCAGCACCCCCCTCACGAGCGCAGCCGCCGGTAAACCTCCTCCTCCGTAAGGCCCAAGGACCGGACTTCCCGCAAAAGAAGCCGGACCTCCTCACGGGGATCTTCGGCTCCGGCCAAGAGCTCTATGAGGTCCCTCCGCCAACGCCGCCCCCGGGCCTTGCGGAACTTTTCCAAGGCCTGGGCCACATCCTCGGGAAGGGCAACCGTCTTCATGCTCTTCAGGGTAGCATGACCCCTCCCGACAAAGGAGCGATGGCCTTAATATCCCTCCAAAACCACGTTCCTAAGGGGCTCACCCCGGAGGTACCGCCCCACCTGCTCCGCCAAGAACCGGGCCGCCCGGCGGTGGAAACCCTGGGAAAGCCCGGCCACATGCGGGGTGATGAGGACTCCGGGAGACTGCCAAAGAGGATGGTCGGAAGGTAGGGGCTCAGGGTCGGTGACATCCAAGGCCGCCCGAACCTTCCCCTCCCGTAGGGCCTCGAGAAGGGCTTCCGTGTCCACCACTGGCCCCCGGCCAGCATTCACCAAAAGAGCTCCCGGCTTCATCCAGGAAAGAAAATCCCGGTCCACCAGCCCCCGGGTTTCGGGGGTAAGGGGGAGGAGGATCACCACGGCATCCGCCTGGGGCAGAAGATGCGGGAGGTCCTGGGGAGTATAGACCCCAGGGCGGGCGTGCTTGGCCACGGGAAGTACCTCCACCCCAAAGGCCCTAAGCCTCTCCTCCACGGCTTTTCCGATGGAACCGTAGCCCAATAGAAGCACCCTCTTGCCCTCGAGATCGGCCAGCACCCTGGGAGCCCAGCGCCCTTCCCCCTGGGCCTGCAAAAAAGCCGGCAGATCCTTAAGGAGGGCCAAAAGGGTCATCACCACCCACTCCGCCACGGGCACGTCGTGGATGCCCGAGCCATCGCAAAGCACCACCCCCTCGGGCAAAAGGGGAAGGATCCAGTCCACCCCGGCGGAAAGGGTCTGGACCACCTTGACCTCTACTTGTTCCAGTACCCGCCGCACCACTTCCTCCTGGCCAAAAGGAGGCAGGAAGAAGTCCACCGCCCTGGGCCAAGGCGCGTCCAGGTAATGCACCTCCACCCCCTCGGGCAAGAGGGCGAAGACCTCCTCCCTAAGCCTCGGACTCAAGATCTTCACGGCTCACCTCCATGTACACATCCTCCCCCCCCTTAGGCCCCGGTCCCAGGCCTACCTGGCGGAAACCCGCTTTCTCAAAAGCCCGCCTGGCCCTAAGGTTATGGGAAAAGGTGCGGAGCTTTACCCGTTTAAGCCCCAAGGAACCGAAGGCATAGGCCAAGGCCGCCCGCACCGCTTCCGTGCCGTAACCCTGGCCCCAGCGGTCCTTCCGCCCGATGAGGATGCCCAAGGTAGCCTCCTCCGGGGTGAGATCGTAAAGCTCCAGGGTGCCCAGATACTCTCCCCTCTCGTCCAGGATGGCAAAGGCCAGGCGGTCCTTGCGGCGCATCTCCGCCAGGACGAAGCGCTTGAAAAGCCAGAAGGGAGAGCGTAAGGGGCTCGAGCCATTCCACTCCGCCACCTCAGGATCGCGGAAGGTCTCGTAAAGCCCCTTCCACTCCTCCTCGGTGAGCCCCGCGCTAAAGGGCTTCAGGGTAACGCGGCCATAGCGGGGCCAGTCCACACGAATAGCCTAATGGAGGCTAGGGGTAAAGCCCCCTGAGGGCCCTAGCCTCGAGGATCCGGGTGGCGGCCACCACATAGGCCGCCGTGCGCAAGGGAATTTTCTTCTCCTGGCTCACCTGCCACACCGCTTCAAAGGCATTCCTAAGGACCCGCTCCAAACGAGCGTTGATCTCCTCCTCCGTCCAGAAGTAGGAGTTGAAGTCCTGCACCCACTCAAAGTAGCTCACCGTAACGCCCCCGGCGTTGGCGATGACATCAGGCACCACCAGGACCCCCTTCTCCAAGAGGATATCGTCGGCGGCCGGCGTGGTGGGGCCATTGGCTCCCTCGGCGATGATCTTGGCCTGGATCCGCCAGGCGTTCTGCTCGGTGATCTGCTTCTCCAAAGCCGCAGGGATGAGAAACTCTGTGGGTATGGCCCAGAACTCCGGGTTGGGCAGGGGCTCGGCTTTAGGGTAACCCCGCACCCCCCCGAACTCCGCCACGTGCTTGAGGAGGTCGTAAGGATCTATCCCCGCCTCGTTGTAGATGGTGCCCGTGTGGTCCTGAACAGCGATGATGCGGGCTCCATGATCGTGGAAGATGCGGGCGGCAGCGTTCCCCACGTTGCCGAAGCCCTGGAGAATGACCCGGCTCCCCTCTATGGGAAGGCCTATCTTCTCCGCCGCCGCCCTCGCGGTGACGAAGACCCCGCGGCCCGTGGCGTCCCGCCTTCCCAAGGAACCCCCTAGGGCAATGGGCTTCCCCGTCACCACCCCGGGCACCGTGCGGCCCACGTTCATGGAAAAGGTGTCCATCATCCAAGCCATCTCCCGTTCCCCGGTGTTCACATCGGGAGCAGGGATGTCCCGATCCGGGCCCAAAAGGATCCCGATCTCCGAGGTGTAGCGGCGGGTTAGGCGCTCCAGCTCCCCGGGGGAAAGCTTCTTGGGGTCCACCCGGATGCCCCCCTTGCCGCCCCCATAGGGCAGGCCTACGGCGGCATTCTTAATGGTCATCCACGCAGCCAAGGCCATCACCTCGGAAAGGGTCACCTCGGGGTGGTAGCGCACTCCCCCCTTGGCCGGCCCCCGGGCGGTGTTGTGGTGGACCCGGTAACCTTCAAAATGGGCCACGGTACCGTCGTCCAGGTGGATAGGCACATCCACGATCAGGACCCGCTTGGGCCTCTTAAGGCTCTCCGCCAAAGGGGCATACCGTCCCAGGTAGGGGATTACCCGGTCCACCTGCTCCACGAAGATCTCCCAAGGACCGCCGTCCTTGCCCAGGTAGGAAAGGGGTTCG
It contains:
- a CDS encoding GNAT family N-acetyltransferase, whose translation is MDWPRYGRVTLKPFSAGLTEEEWKGLYETFRDPEVAEWNGSSPLRSPFWLFKRFVLAEMRRKDRLAFAILDERGEYLGTLELYDLTPEEATLGILIGRKDRWGQGYGTEAVRAALAYAFGSLGLKRVKLRTFSHNLRARRAFEKAGFRQVGLGPGPKGGEDVYMEVSREDLESEA
- a CDS encoding Crp/Fnr family transcriptional regulator, with protein sequence MFQELSLEARREMARVFQPKRVLRGTPLYALGDRADGVYLVREGLVWLEGPRSAEGEPATLGVVGPGGLFGEEVLVGGRRRTSGATALTYAEFLFAPQEALAPLRARFPEVERFLLEALYARLKEAEERLWELRHLSVSQRLARLLLRLSQAGEVAFSHQDLARMVGATRETVTKLLGEWALSGVVDLGYRRVEVREPQALARLAEAL
- a CDS encoding menaquinone biosynthesis family protein; amino-acid sequence: MEVPVLKLGYSPCPNDTFIFYALTHGLVESPLPVEAVLEDVETLNRWALEGRLPLTKLSYAAYGRVRDRYVALRSGGALGRGVGPLVVAKKPLRSLKGARVAIPGRNTTAFLLLSLYAEGFEPVEVRYDRIMPLVAQGKVEAGLIIHESRFTYPEYGLVKVLDLGEWWEGETGLPLPLGAILARRDLGEGLIQALDEAVRRSLEYAFAHPEETLPYLKAHAQELSEEVIWAHVRTYVNGFSRDVGEEGERAVERLFAEAEARGLLPSSEAPLFL
- a CDS encoding Glu/Leu/Phe/Val family dehydrogenase, whose translation is MKSEPLSYLGKDGGPWEIFVEQVDRVIPYLGRYAPLAESLKRPKRVLIVDVPIHLDDGTVAHFEGYRVHHNTARGPAKGGVRYHPEVTLSEVMALAAWMTIKNAAVGLPYGGGKGGIRVDPKKLSPGELERLTRRYTSEIGILLGPDRDIPAPDVNTGEREMAWMMDTFSMNVGRTVPGVVTGKPIALGGSLGRRDATGRGVFVTARAAAEKIGLPIEGSRVILQGFGNVGNAAARIFHDHGARIIAVQDHTGTIYNEAGIDPYDLLKHVAEFGGVRGYPKAEPLPNPEFWAIPTEFLIPAALEKQITEQNAWRIQAKIIAEGANGPTTPAADDILLEKGVLVVPDVIANAGGVTVSYFEWVQDFNSYFWTEEEINARLERVLRNAFEAVWQVSQEKKIPLRTAAYVVAATRILEARALRGLYP
- a CDS encoding tetratricopeptide repeat protein, whose product is MPDELRLYLKERFGVLGPVSPGRFEAELAKRVGSPAKREPVLKAWRAYLSGGGREAVRSFYQEILKVPKGEALVYGMHLPFLEFYAREVPSRLEGRVLEVGAFTGALVGYLQRKRPELSFSALDGVEEAVELGKKRVPEVVWHAAWAEEAELPPFDTLLLLSVFPEGFVDQELESRLEVHSFWKRFGFFERLPLFARLLKPGGLLVYGHGPFLGKSPEGVEEGLRRLGFYQVERVGEGEYFLVLARRPEALEVKEEAWSLAVDEEASLDIEEAPLQVPVLVQGDLSEVRELLAAGRYAEVLAHLPEGVEGEAACLRGRALFALSRYAEAEEVLRRALSEEAEDLRAMVLVELGEYERARPRLEALAGRGGRYRIYLGRVYLSLGRYADALRQFVESGLPEAEGYVREALERITERMRRFAREGEWAEVSRRAEFVEDLSPNLLTREMLRLGLKAALIQGLFARAERYARRLADLDEAEGFLGLALVALRVRSPLEVRPMEDLKPVEPYLTEALARAEIPEALLLLGMLREREGRHLEALRLLERAAERGEGEVAGLAYHHLAQVKRALRRPLKEILGDHKRAHALRAYPAPYLFQLAQEALKGGEEVLARELLSRARDAGLSEVAEEDLMGLLALLERLEGPWAAFSLLYQALGRTSKPPLELLALAYRLSRTFRESPEASEVRGQYLAALYAEGRGEEVERLLLEELKVDPQALEVLFDLAEHYEAQGNWRKAAEHWQKALEVALYREKDLDLSREVLRNLLFLRPNDESLSLYLEELKAVSRGLEALGESPKALPETKEELLEEGLPQFHGEHLLVVGGHTQLRSRLVPLLEARGLKVDWFDADTAGVGKEALRRIQNRLERAHGLMIVSSYVGHDFSEPVRLEAERLGVPVYVIPGRARGATGFLRALKAFAPELFKRALKGVQ
- a CDS encoding 2-hydroxyacid dehydrogenase, translating into MKILSPRLREEVFALLPEGVEVHYLDAPWPRAVDFFLPPFGQEEVVRRVLEQVEVKVVQTLSAGVDWILPLLPEGVVLCDGSGIHDVPVAEWVVMTLLALLKDLPAFLQAQGEGRWAPRVLADLEGKRVLLLGYGSIGKAVEERLRAFGVEVLPVAKHARPGVYTPQDLPHLLPQADAVVILLPLTPETRGLVDRDFLSWMKPGALLVNAGRGPVVDTEALLEALREGKVRAALDVTDPEPLPSDHPLWQSPGVLITPHVAGLSQGFHRRAARFLAEQVGRYLRGEPLRNVVLEGY
- a CDS encoding 1,9-bis(guanidino)-5-aza-nonane synthase → MEKKELLSTPVVPIDIKAFDAGPILEAMGKTAFQARNLYRAAEIYLKMLEDDAAVILTLAGSLVSAGQGLIIHDLIRKGLVDAIVATGANIVDQDFFEALGHRHYQGDPKADDETLRRLWIDRIYDTYIDEEELRHTDYTIAEIADSLEPRPYSSREFIWHMGRYLAERGLGEKSIVRAAYEEGVPIFVPAFSDSSAGFGLVYHQVKNPKAHVTIDSVADFRELTEIKLKAGTTGLVMLGGGVPKNFAQDIVVAAEVLGHQVEMHKYAIQITVADERDGGLSGSTLSEAQSWGKVDAALSQMVFAEATLAFPLLASYVYHRAPMRAKRRYADLFAEEVPA